In a genomic window of Wyeomyia smithii strain HCP4-BCI-WySm-NY-G18 chromosome 1, ASM2978416v1, whole genome shotgun sequence:
- the LOC129717167 gene encoding uncharacterized protein LOC129717167, producing the protein MPSEIHSDNGTNFQGANNTLLELYHLFDNKRTQEAITNECSQHRIQWHFIPPRAPSFGGLWEAAVKTAKTSLAKILGSTQLSFKVYATVLSQIEANMNSRPLTSLSNDPSELDVLTPGHFIIGSPLSLPEPNYTNIPSNRLDHYQQLQKLIKQHWDR; encoded by the coding sequence ATGCCGTCTGAAATTCACTCGGACAACGGGACAAATTTTCAAGGAGCGAACAACACTCTGCTCGAACTGTACCACCTCTTCGACAACAAACGCACCCAGGAAGCTATAACTAACGAATGCAGCCAGCACCGAATCCAGTGGCACTTCATCCCACCACGGGCCCCTTCTTTCGGCGGCCTATGGGAGGCTGCAGTGAAAACCGCGAAAACATCACTGGCAAAAATTCTCGGCAGCACCCAGCTCTCCTTTAAGGTTTACGCGACCGTGCTTTCCCAGATCGAGGCCAACATGAATAGCCGTCCGCTGACATCGCTATCGAACGATCCTTCGGAGCTAGACGTTCTCACTCCCGGTCATTTCATCATCGGATCGCCACTTAGCCTACCGGAGCCGAATTACACAAACATCCCCTCCAATCGGCTCGACCACTACCAGCAGCTGCAAAAACTCATCAAACAACATTGGGACCGGTGA